A stretch of the Azospirillum thiophilum genome encodes the following:
- a CDS encoding AI-2E family transporter — MNTDIGRYAIRLLVAVLIIAMAFLVWRIVDVLLLVFGAVLLAVLLRSLSDVISRYLRLPSGWSLAAAVLLLILGLAACGWLFGRELSAQVDQLTELVPQAWHQMKGYLQQHAWGRLLLDQLKDIDAGSLSDGVVGSAGSVLMTTIGAVGNALLVAAGALYLAAQPRLYRNGMVALVPRRAEERTSEALDAAGHGLRQWLKGQLVSMTAIDWSP; from the coding sequence ATGAACACGGATATCGGTCGGTATGCAATCAGGCTGCTCGTGGCGGTTCTGATCATTGCCATGGCTTTCCTGGTCTGGCGGATCGTCGACGTGCTTCTTCTGGTCTTCGGTGCCGTCCTCCTTGCCGTCCTGCTGCGCAGCCTTTCCGACGTCATCAGCCGTTACCTGCGACTGCCGTCCGGCTGGTCGCTCGCCGCCGCCGTCCTCCTGCTCATACTGGGGCTGGCGGCTTGCGGCTGGCTTTTCGGACGGGAGCTGTCCGCCCAGGTCGACCAACTGACGGAGCTGGTGCCGCAGGCTTGGCACCAAATGAAGGGCTATCTGCAGCAGCATGCTTGGGGACGACTGCTGCTCGACCAGCTGAAGGACATCGATGCCGGCAGCTTGTCGGATGGCGTGGTCGGCAGCGCAGGGTCGGTTCTGATGACGACCATCGGGGCGGTGGGCAATGCACTGCTGGTGGCGGCCGGCGCCCTATATCTCGCGGCCCAGCCCCGCCTGTACCGAAACGGAATGGTCGCCCTGGTCCCCAGACGCGCCGAGGAGAGGACGAGCGAGGCACTGGATGCCGCCGGTCATGGTCTGAGGCAGTGGCTCAAGGGGCAACTGGTCTCCATGACCGCGATCGACTGGTCTCCATGA
- a CDS encoding recombinase family protein, which yields MPTAPLRFTKKPEKSIAENPALGKGYREERQYRARRYDRQMEGAMAAIGYARVSTREDRQVLDRQRDALQAIPCARIFEDRMSGFHAERPGLAACLDYLRPGDVLVVLDLDRLGRRARDLIGLIEDLEKKGIAFRALNTPMDTTSPAGRAFLQIQAAFAEMERNLIRQRVQEGLIAARARGRQGGRPRIMTVERLRYAQHLMADRTRSIPQICREMGGIPTSTLYHYLHADGTLKEPGCRLLESPMP from the coding sequence ATGCCGACCGCGCCCCTCCGCTTCACGAAAAAGCCGGAGAAATCCATTGCCGAAAACCCTGCCCTCGGCAAAGGTTATCGGGAGGAGCGGCAGTACCGTGCCAGACGCTATGATCGGCAGATGGAGGGCGCCATGGCGGCAATTGGGTATGCCCGGGTTTCGACGCGAGAGGATCGTCAAGTTCTGGACCGCCAACGCGATGCCCTGCAGGCGATCCCCTGCGCGCGGATTTTCGAGGATCGGATGAGCGGCTTCCATGCCGAGCGTCCCGGCCTCGCCGCCTGCCTGGACTACCTGCGCCCCGGCGATGTGCTGGTTGTGCTCGACCTCGATCGGCTCGGCCGCCGGGCGCGCGACCTGATCGGGCTGATTGAGGACCTGGAGAAGAAGGGCATCGCTTTCCGAGCGCTGAACACGCCGATGGACACCACCAGCCCGGCCGGCCGTGCGTTCCTGCAGATCCAGGCCGCCTTCGCGGAAATGGAACGCAACCTAATCCGGCAACGGGTCCAGGAAGGCTTGATCGCGGCTCGCGCCCGTGGGCGCCAGGGCGGGCGACCACGCATCATGACGGTCGAGCGCCTGCGCTACGCCCAGCACCTCATGGCCGATCGAACCCGCAGCATCCCCCAGATCTGCCGCGAAATGGGCGGCATTCCCACCAGCACGCTTTACCACTATCTCCACGCCGACGGCACGCTCAAAGAACCGGGGTGCCGGCTGCTGGAAAGCCCAATGCCGTAA
- a CDS encoding ShlB/FhaC/HecB family hemolysin secretion/activation protein, producing the protein MIVSRSTATRPISRRAAAALARLAGPSRWLAAPATLLVLLQALSPDAAVAQAPVPVERNLPPAVAGAGGGLRTGGDPAADADDTPLGVDLKGIRLIGLTDPVMPDPPAGITSSGVEGLDRQRIVDALGPLLGQPLSRRRLAEAQAALAKAYRETGRPFVSITAPPQEITAGVLQLRVLPFRTGKVRVLEADGTAAGDGLAATIRAPVGGLIEAERISEDLDWLNRFPYRQLNGVFEPGSDPGSSDLTLEITRRRPWQAFAGVSNTGSLRSRSLDRVFIGFAAGIETLNDLTLSYQLTGSRDTVSAPGLLALSGNSRPSYASHAGRIIIPTFARQALSLTPSFVGTSQDSDDGLLTIRNTTVELPVLYRSAISNIDGNLAGWGDLYGGVTPKWLSRKVLSQGSRLASGSAGVFDLTAGWGGSWSQAGGGSTAIDLRAVVNRAGMVPGNSRAAWNSFSNGRVEDADYAYLYGVFSRTTPLTGVPWLGDVSWNTEITGQMVDKALPETEQLAIGGLYATRGYTLNDGSVDTGFVLRNEVRVPPFSALGHLGDTGIGPLEDAVSPFAFLDVGHGHNYNVGTLRSIGERADTTLVGLGAGVDYTLGQTLQAGMNVGMALTDGPETSRGTLTAQARILVSF; encoded by the coding sequence ATGATCGTCTCACGCTCCACCGCCACCCGCCCGATCTCCCGCCGCGCCGCAGCGGCGTTGGCCCGGCTGGCCGGACCCTCACGATGGCTCGCCGCTCCGGCAACCCTGCTCGTCCTGCTGCAAGCGCTGTCTCCTGACGCGGCGGTGGCGCAGGCGCCGGTACCGGTGGAGCGCAACCTGCCGCCGGCGGTCGCGGGCGCGGGCGGCGGCCTGCGCACTGGCGGCGACCCGGCAGCCGATGCCGACGACACCCCGCTCGGCGTCGACCTCAAGGGCATCCGGCTCATCGGGCTGACCGATCCGGTGATGCCCGATCCTCCGGCGGGCATCACGTCATCGGGGGTGGAGGGGCTGGACCGGCAGCGCATTGTCGACGCGCTCGGCCCGCTCCTCGGCCAGCCCCTCTCGCGCAGGCGGTTGGCGGAGGCCCAGGCGGCCCTGGCCAAAGCCTATCGCGAGACCGGGCGGCCCTTCGTCTCGATCACCGCCCCGCCCCAGGAGATCACCGCGGGCGTGCTGCAGCTCCGCGTCCTGCCCTTCCGGACAGGCAAAGTCCGCGTCCTGGAGGCGGACGGCACCGCGGCCGGCGACGGTCTTGCCGCCACCATCCGCGCGCCGGTCGGCGGGCTGATCGAGGCCGAGCGCATTTCCGAGGACCTCGACTGGCTGAACCGCTTCCCCTACCGCCAGCTCAACGGGGTGTTCGAGCCTGGATCCGATCCGGGCTCCAGCGACCTGACGCTGGAGATCACCCGCCGCCGGCCGTGGCAAGCCTTCGCCGGTGTGTCCAACACCGGCAGCTTGCGCAGCCGGAGCCTCGACCGCGTCTTCATCGGCTTCGCTGCGGGGATCGAGACACTCAACGACCTGACCCTGTCGTATCAATTGACCGGCAGCCGCGATACGGTATCCGCCCCCGGTCTCCTGGCCCTGTCGGGAAACAGCCGCCCGTCCTACGCCAGCCATGCCGGGCGCATCATCATCCCGACCTTTGCACGGCAGGCGCTGAGCCTGACCCCCAGCTTCGTCGGCACCTCCCAAGACAGCGACGACGGGCTTCTCACCATCCGCAACACCACCGTCGAACTGCCGGTCCTATACCGCTCGGCGATATCCAACATCGACGGGAACCTTGCCGGATGGGGTGACCTCTACGGCGGCGTGACGCCGAAGTGGCTGTCGCGCAAGGTGCTGAGCCAGGGATCCCGGCTTGCCAGCGGGTCCGCCGGGGTGTTCGACCTGACGGCCGGTTGGGGCGGCTCCTGGTCCCAGGCCGGCGGCGGGTCGACCGCCATCGACCTCCGCGCCGTGGTCAACCGGGCCGGTATGGTGCCCGGCAACAGCCGTGCGGCATGGAACAGTTTTTCCAACGGCCGCGTCGAGGACGCCGATTACGCCTATCTCTACGGGGTGTTCAGCCGGACGACCCCCTTGACCGGCGTGCCGTGGCTGGGTGATGTCTCTTGGAACACCGAGATCACGGGCCAGATGGTGGACAAGGCGCTGCCGGAAACCGAGCAGCTTGCCATCGGCGGACTGTACGCCACCCGCGGCTACACGCTGAACGACGGCAGCGTCGATACCGGTTTCGTGCTGCGCAACGAAGTGCGGGTGCCGCCGTTCTCCGCCCTGGGCCATCTCGGCGATACCGGGATCGGCCCGCTGGAGGACGCAGTTTCGCCCTTTGCGTTTCTCGATGTCGGCCATGGCCATAACTACAATGTCGGTACCCTTCGGAGCATCGGCGAACGGGCCGATACCACGCTGGTGGGGCTGGGGGCCGGCGTCGATTACACGCTCGGGCAGACCCTGCAGGCCGGCATGAATGTCGGCATGGCGCTGACCGATGGGCCGGAAACCAGCCGCGGCACCCTGACCGCTCAGGCCAGGATACTGGTTTCCTTTTGA
- a CDS encoding Tn3 family transposase: MPLVSDTAYPRLELNPPAMEVARFTPMPAEIAFVRRRARQDGARLALLVLLKSFQRLGYFVPFEDIPFVIVEHVADTFPGLTGAAAVLADYQTSTYRSRLTSLVREYAGVAAFGRLARTVAQAAAAEAARMRDDVADIINAVIEELVRRRFELPAFGTLAKIATAARAAANRDCHRHIANTLPTEARRRLNELLTLPPGQARTAWDRVKAEPKRPRPHHMRDFLHHLDWLRAQGAGTAVFASLPAAKVRSFAAEARTLTANVLAEMVEAKRLTLMAALLQSQIARTLDDLADMFVRQMQRTHARAKDALAAEHLQRFEHAETLIALLRDTVMACRSEGPPEQRLANVEALPLPDADGILERCAAHASTTEHGHLPFLARFARGQRRLFLRFLAAVPLASTSQDRSLEEAIAFVLKHHDQRQPTLRVAGIDLSFVPPSWWPLVAGQKARDPAPATVDRQIFELCVFTRAMIELKSGDLCIPGSDIHGDYRDQLVPWEICRRDMAAYTEQAGLPATPAAIVAALRDQLSATAKAVDASFPANEHVAIVNSKPVLKRLRAQPELAGAAALERRLKERLAPIDLIDALADTEHWLNWTRHFGPASGFDAKIDRPRERYLATAFCYGCKLGPSQAARAMKTLDRRQISFLNQRHVTEEAFDAAITTVIDAYAGFRLPQYHIRYGGYGGIGYYLVSDTYIALYSRFMACGAWEGNAILDIVSDNRSAIQPDTLHADTQGQSAPIFGLAYLLGIQLMPRIRNWQDLHFYRPDKDLHYPHIDSLFTATVDWTLIEAMLPDMLRVAVSIKAGRVRPSTILSRLSTYSRKNKLYFAFRELGRVVRTIFLLKFLSSLELRHLIQAATNKSELFNKYVQWVAFGESGLITEGVRDEQRKLIKYNHLVANLLIFHTLVSMTRSLDQLAAEGVAVEEEALAGLSPYQTEHINRFGNYTLDFTRVPAPLPADGQAAAPGSGPAQKQLPGVLSGHV; the protein is encoded by the coding sequence ATGCCTCTGGTCAGCGACACCGCCTACCCCCGTCTGGAACTCAATCCGCCGGCGATGGAGGTGGCGCGCTTCACACCGATGCCGGCGGAAATTGCCTTCGTTCGCCGCCGCGCCCGCCAGGACGGCGCACGGTTGGCCCTGCTCGTTTTGCTCAAGAGCTTTCAGCGGCTCGGGTACTTCGTCCCTTTCGAAGACATCCCTTTCGTTATCGTCGAGCATGTGGCGGACACGTTCCCTGGCCTGACCGGCGCTGCCGCCGTGCTCGCCGACTACCAGACCTCCACCTATCGCAGCCGGCTGACCAGCTTGGTCCGGGAGTACGCCGGGGTCGCCGCCTTCGGCCGCCTGGCGCGCACCGTGGCGCAGGCGGCGGCCGCCGAAGCCGCCCGGATGCGCGACGACGTCGCCGACATCATCAACGCCGTGATCGAGGAGTTGGTACGCCGGCGCTTCGAGTTGCCGGCTTTCGGCACTCTGGCGAAGATCGCCACCGCGGCCCGTGCTGCGGCAAACCGGGACTGCCACCGGCACATCGCCAATACCCTGCCGACCGAGGCACGCCGGCGCCTGAACGAGTTGCTGACGCTGCCGCCCGGTCAGGCGCGCACCGCCTGGGACCGGGTGAAGGCCGAACCGAAGCGGCCGAGGCCACATCACATGCGGGATTTCCTGCACCATCTCGACTGGCTGCGGGCGCAGGGCGCCGGCACCGCAGTGTTCGCCTCCCTCCCGGCCGCCAAAGTCCGCAGCTTTGCCGCCGAGGCGCGTACCCTGACCGCCAATGTCCTGGCCGAGATGGTTGAGGCCAAGCGGCTGACCCTGATGGCGGCGCTGCTGCAGAGCCAGATCGCCCGGACCCTCGACGATCTCGCCGACATGTTCGTTCGGCAGATGCAGCGGACCCACGCCCGCGCGAAGGACGCCCTGGCCGCCGAGCATTTGCAGCGGTTCGAGCACGCCGAGACCCTGATCGCGTTGCTGCGCGACACCGTGATGGCCTGCCGGAGCGAGGGACCTCCAGAGCAGCGGCTGGCCAACGTCGAGGCGCTGCCTCTGCCCGATGCCGACGGCATCCTGGAGCGGTGTGCGGCGCACGCCTCCACGACCGAGCATGGCCATCTGCCCTTCCTGGCCCGCTTCGCCCGCGGTCAGCGCCGCCTGTTCCTACGGTTCTTGGCAGCTGTGCCCCTGGCATCGACTTCGCAGGACCGCAGCCTGGAAGAGGCCATCGCCTTCGTGCTGAAGCATCACGACCAGCGCCAGCCCACGCTGCGCGTTGCCGGGATCGACCTGTCCTTCGTGCCGCCGTCGTGGTGGCCTCTGGTGGCCGGGCAAAAGGCCCGCGATCCGGCGCCGGCGACCGTGGACCGCCAGATCTTCGAGCTGTGCGTGTTCACCCGGGCGATGATCGAGCTCAAGTCCGGCGACCTGTGCATCCCCGGCAGCGACATCCACGGCGACTACCGCGACCAGCTGGTGCCGTGGGAAATCTGCCGGCGGGACATGGCCGCCTACACCGAGCAGGCGGGCCTGCCGGCCACCCCGGCCGCGATCGTCGCCGCGCTCCGAGACCAGCTGTCCGCCACGGCCAAGGCCGTCGATGCCAGCTTTCCCGCCAACGAGCATGTCGCGATCGTCAACAGCAAGCCGGTCCTCAAGCGCCTGCGCGCCCAACCCGAACTCGCCGGCGCGGCCGCGCTGGAGCGCCGCTTGAAGGAACGGCTGGCGCCGATCGATCTCATCGACGCCCTGGCCGACACCGAGCACTGGCTAAACTGGACCCGCCACTTCGGCCCGGCCTCCGGGTTCGATGCCAAGATCGACCGGCCCCGGGAGCGCTACCTCGCCACCGCTTTCTGCTACGGCTGCAAGCTGGGTCCGTCCCAGGCGGCGCGGGCCATGAAGACGCTGGACCGGCGGCAGATCTCCTTCCTCAACCAGCGCCACGTCACCGAGGAGGCCTTCGACGCGGCGATCACCACCGTCATCGATGCATACGCCGGATTCCGTCTGCCGCAGTACCACATCCGCTACGGCGGCTATGGCGGGATCGGCTACTATCTGGTCTCGGACACCTACATCGCGCTGTATTCACGCTTCATGGCCTGCGGAGCGTGGGAGGGCAACGCGATTCTGGACATCGTCAGCGACAACCGGTCGGCCATCCAGCCGGACACGCTCCATGCCGATACCCAGGGCCAGAGCGCCCCAATCTTCGGCTTGGCCTATCTACTCGGCATCCAGCTGATGCCGCGCATCCGCAACTGGCAGGACCTGCATTTCTACCGGCCCGACAAGGACCTCCACTACCCGCACATCGACAGCCTGTTCACCGCCACGGTGGACTGGACCCTGATCGAGGCGATGCTGCCGGACATGCTGCGCGTCGCCGTCTCGATCAAGGCCGGGCGGGTCCGGCCCTCGACGATCCTGAGCCGGCTCAGCACTTACAGCCGCAAGAACAAGCTGTATTTCGCCTTCCGGGAGCTGGGCCGGGTGGTCCGGACGATCTTCCTGCTGAAATTCCTGTCCTCGCTCGAACTGCGCCACCTGATTCAGGCGGCGACCAACAAGAGCGAGCTGTTCAACAAATACGTCCAGTGGGTCGCCTTCGGCGAAAGCGGGCTGATCACCGAGGGGGTGCGGGATGAGCAGCGCAAGCTCATCAAGTACAACCACTTGGTGGCCAACCTGCTGATCTTCCACACTCTTGTCTCGATGACCCGATCCCTCGACCAACTGGCGGCCGAGGGCGTTGCTGTCGAGGAGGAAGCCCTGGCCGGCCTGAGCCCATACCAGACCGAACACATCAACCGCTTCGGGAACTACACGCTCGACTTCACCCGCGTCCCGGCGCCCCTGCCCGCCGACGGACAGGCTGCGGCGCCGGGTTCGGGCCCGGCCCAAAAGCAGCTTCCCGGAGTGCTATCCGGCCATGTGTGA
- a CDS encoding DUF2254 family protein — protein sequence MNDRLRHYLEIVRTSLWLIPVLMGCAAFGLAIVLLSWGRGIINDASDYWLLYAGDTENARELLSALLTGMISMTALVVSITMVVLTLAAGQIGPRLIRTFIQDRVTQFVLGLILSHGNDSFHEFTHGRIALREAAFGPGPNPAPQPVRRRAGAPGRG from the coding sequence ATGAATGACCGCCTCCGCCATTATCTGGAGATCGTCCGCACCAGCCTGTGGCTGATCCCGGTCCTGATGGGCTGTGCCGCCTTCGGGCTGGCCATCGTCCTTTTGTCGTGGGGACGGGGCATCATCAACGATGCCAGCGACTATTGGCTGCTCTACGCGGGCGACACGGAGAATGCACGGGAGCTGCTGTCGGCGCTGCTGACCGGCATGATCTCGATGACCGCGCTGGTGGTGTCGATCACGATGGTGGTGCTGACGCTGGCCGCCGGCCAGATCGGCCCCCGCCTGATCCGCACCTTCATCCAGGACCGCGTCACGCAATTCGTGCTCGGCCTCATTCTGAGCCATGGTAACGATTCCTTCCACGAATTCACACATGGCCGGATAGCACTCCGGGAAGCTGCTTTTGGGCCGGGCCCGAACCCGGCGCCGCAGCCTGTCCGTCGGCGGGCAGGGGCGCCGGGACGCGGGTGA